A section of the Lathamus discolor isolate bLatDis1 chromosome 6, bLatDis1.hap1, whole genome shotgun sequence genome encodes:
- the GTF2H1 gene encoding general transcription factor IIH subunit 1: protein MATSSEEVLLIVKKVRQKKQDGALYLMAERIAWAPEGKDRFTVSHMYADIKCQKISPEGKAKIQLQLVLHAGDTTNFHFSNESTAVKERDAVKDLLQQLLPKFKRKANKELEEKNRMLQEDPVLFQLYKDLVVSQVISAEEFWANRLSLNAGDNSAGPSKQDVGISAAFLADVRPQTDGCNGLRYNLTSDIIESIFRTYPAVKMKYAENVPHNMTEKEFWTRFFQSHYFHRDRLNTGSKDLFTECAKLDEKGLKAMVSQGVKNPLIDLTALHDYTLDEEYVASMASTSNASKSARESSTTAIIKRFNHHSAMVLAASLRKQEAQNDHYSETSSTDGNSRDSDFFQPPIKKVKLQEAIEYEDLSKNNSIKTIALNLKSDRYYHGPTPIQSQQYATSQDIINSFNSIRQEMEAYVPKLTQVLSSADAASTIAALSPGGALMQGGTQQAINQMVPNDIQSELKHLYVAVGELLRHFWSCFPVNTPFLEEKVVKMKSNLERFQVAKLCPFQEKIRRQYLSTNLVSHIEEMLQTAYNKFHTWQSRRMLKKT, encoded by the exons ATGGCAACATCATCTGAAGAAGTGTTACTGATTGTAAAGAAGGTACGTCAGAAGAAGCAGGATGGAGCTCTTTACCTTATGGCTGAAAGGATAGCATGGGCACCTGAAGGCAAAGACCGATTCACAGTCAGCCATATGTATGCAGACATAAAAT GCCAGAAAATCAGTCCAGAAGGTAAAGCTAAAATTCAGCTTCAGCTAGTGCTGCATGCAGGGGACACAACCAACTTTCACTTCTCCAATGAAAGCACAGCAGTGAAGGAGCGAGATGCAGTAAAGGATCTTCTTCAACAACTGTTGCCCAAGTTCAAAAGGAAAGCTAATAAAGAACTTGAGGAGAAGAACAG AATGCTGCAAGAAGatcctgttttgtttcagctCTATAAAGACCTTGTTGTGAGCCAAGTAATCAGTGCTGAAGAATTCTGGGCCAACCGTTTAAGCCTGAATGCAGGGGATAATTCTGCAGGACCTAGTAAGCAGGATGTGGGCAtctctgcagcatttctg GCTGATGTACGGCCTCAAACAGATGGCTGCAATGGTCTGCGGTATAATTTGACTTCAGATATCATTGAATCCATATTTCGAACATATCCTGCAG taaaaatgaaatatgcGGAAAATGTTCCACATAACATGACAGAGAAGGAATTCTGGACACGATTTTTTCAGTCTCATTATTTCCATCGGGACAGGCTCAATACAGGCTCAAAAGACCTCTTTACGGAGTGTGCCAAACTGGATGAAAAAG GGTTAAAAGCAATGGTGTCTCAAGGAGTAAAAAACCCCCTGATAGATTTAACAGCTTTGCATGATTACACATTAGATGAA gAATATGTTGCTTCTATGGCCTCTACATCAAATGCCTCAAAATCTGCTAGAGAAAGTAGCACCACTGCCATTATAAAACGCTTTAATCATCATAGTGCCATGGTCCTTGCAGCTAGCCTCAGGAAACA aGAAGCACAAAATGACCATTACAGTGAGACCAGCAGTACGGATGGAAACTCCAGGGATTCAGATTTCTTTCAGCCACCAATTAAAAAG gTGAAATTGCAGGAGGCCATTGAATATGAAGATTTATCAAAGAATAATAGCATTAAAACTATTGCACTAAACTTGAAGTCTGATAG GTATTATCATGGTCCAACTCCAATTCAATCACAGCAATATGCAACCAGTCAGGATATAATTAATTCTTTTAATAGTATTAGGCAAGAAATGGAAGCATATGTACCCAAACTAACTCAG GTCCTTTCAAGTGCTGATGCTGCTAGCACTATTGCAGCCCTGTCACCTGGAGGAGCACTTATGCAGGGTGGAACACAGCAAGCCATAAACC AGATGGTGCCAAATGACATTCAGTCTGAACTAAAACACTTGTATGTGGCAGTAGGGGAACTGCTACGACACTTCTGGTCCTGCTTTCCTGTTAACACGCCATTCCTAGAAGAAAAG GTTGTGAAAATGAAGAGCAACTTGGAAAGATTTCAGGTTGCAAAGCTCTGCCCATTCCAAGAAAAGATTCGGAGACAGTATTTAAGCACAAAT TTGGTAAGTCATATAGAAGAGATGCTACAGACGGCCTACAATAAGTTCCATACATGGCAGTCCCGGCGTATGCTGAAGAAGACGTGA